In Salvelinus namaycush isolate Seneca chromosome 20, SaNama_1.0, whole genome shotgun sequence, the following proteins share a genomic window:
- the LOC120065408 gene encoding vitamin D3 receptor B-like isoform X2: MTKRIRDILMVKRVVKSLSAIYKQGHAKISVMENTAVSTSTLANEEFDRNVPRICGVCGDKATGFHFNAMTCEGCKGFFRRSMKRKASFTCPFNGSCTITKDNRRHCQACRLKRCVDIGMMKEFILTDEEVQRKKDLIQRRKDEEAQREAQREAQRPRLSEDQSQVIATLVEAHHKTYDDSYSDFNRFRPPVREGPVTRSASRAASLHSLSDASSDSFSHSPESVDTKLMNFSNLLMMYQDQGGSPDSNDDDGSTLSMLPHLADLVSYSIQKVIGFAKMIPGFRELTAEDQIALLKSSAIEVIMLRSNQSFNLEDMSWSCGGPDFKYCVNDVTKAGHTLELLEPLVKFQVGLKKLNLHEEEHVLLMAICLLSPDRPGVQDHGRIEALQDRLSETLQAYIRLHHPGGRLVYARMIQKLADLRSLNEEHSKQYRSLSFQPEHSMQLTPLVLEVFGSEVS; encoded by the exons tgATGGAAAATACGGCTGTGAGTACCTCCACTCTGGCCAATGAAGAGTTTGACAGAAACGTACCGCGGATCTGCGGTGTGTGCGGGGACAAGGCCACCGGTTTCCACTTCAATGCCATGACCTGCGAGGGCTGCAAGGGTTTCTTCAG ACGCAGTATGAAGCGTAAGGCTAGCTTCACATGCCCCTTCAACGGCAGTTGCACCATCACCAAGGATAACCGCCGCCACTGCCAGGCCTGCCGGCTCAAACGCTGCGTGGACATCGGCATGATGAAGGAGT tCATTCTGACAGATGAGGAGGTGCAGCGGAAGAAAGATCTGATCCAGCGGAGGAAGGATGAGGAGGCGCAGCGAGAGGCACAAAGGGAGGCGCAGCGACCCCGGCTGAGCGAGGACCAGAGCCAGGTCATCGCCACACTGGTGGAGGCACACCACAAGACCTATGACGACTCCTACTCCGACTTCAACCGCTTCAGG CCTCCAGTCCGTGAAGGCCCAGTGACACGCAGTGCAAGCAGAGCTGcttctctccactctctgtctgATGCCTCATCTGACTCCTTCAGCCACTCTCCAG AGTCTGTGGACACTAAGCTGATGAACTTCAGTAACCTGCTGATGATGTACCAGGACCAGGGTGGCAGCCCGGACTCTAACGACGACGACGGCTCCACGCTCTCCATGTTGCCCCACTTGGCCGACCTGGTCAGCTACAGCATCCAGAAGGTCATCGGTTTCGCTAAGATGATCCCCGGTttcag GGAGCTGACGGCTGAGGACCAGATCGCCCTGCTCAAGTCGAGCGCCATCGAGGTGATCATGCTGCGCTCAAACCAGTCCTTCAACCTGGAGGATATGTCCTGGAGCTGTGGTGGGCCCGACTTCAAGTACTGCGTCAACGATGTCACTAAAG CGGGCCACACTCTGGAGCTGCTGGAGCCCCTGGTTAAATTCCAGGTGGGCCTTAAGAAACTCAACCTCCACGAGGAGGAACATGTGCTACTCATGGCCATCTGCCTCCTCTCCCCag ACCGTCCTGGCGTGCAGGACCACGGGCGTATCGAGGCACTGCAGGACCGTCTGTCGGAGACGCTGCAGGCCTACATCCGGCTGCACCACCCGGGCGGCCGCCTGGTGTACGCTAGGATGATCCAGAAGCTGGCGGACCTGCGCAGCCTCAACGAGGAGCACTCCAAGCAGTACCGCTCGCTGTCCTTCCAGCCAGAGCACAGCATGCAGCTCACCCCGCTGGTGCTGGAGGTGTTCGGCAGCGAGGTCTCCTAA
- the LOC120065408 gene encoding vitamin D3 receptor B-like isoform X1 has translation MTKRIRDILMVKRVVKSLSAIYKQGHAKISVMENTAVSTSTLANEEFDRNVPRICGVCGDKATGFHFNAMTCEGCKGFFRRSMKRKASFTCPFNGSCTITKDNRRHCQACRLKRCVDIGMMKEFILTDEEVQRKKDLIQRRKDEEAQREAQREAQRPRLSEDQSQVIATLVEAHHKTYDDSYSDFNRFRPPVREGPVTRSASRAASLHSLSDASSDSFSHSPESVDTKLMNFSNLLMMYQDQGGSPDSNDDDGSTLSMLPHLADLVSYSIQKVIGFAKMIPGFRELTAEDQIALLKSSAIEVIMLRSNQSFNLEDMSWSCGGPDFKYCVNDVTKAGHTLELLEPLVKFQVGLKKLNLHEEEHVLLMAICLLSPDRPGVQDHGRIEALQDRLSETLQAYIRLHHPGGRLVYARMIQKLADLRSLNEEHSKQYRSLSFQPEHSMQLTPLVLEVFGSEFTRVSPI, from the exons tgATGGAAAATACGGCTGTGAGTACCTCCACTCTGGCCAATGAAGAGTTTGACAGAAACGTACCGCGGATCTGCGGTGTGTGCGGGGACAAGGCCACCGGTTTCCACTTCAATGCCATGACCTGCGAGGGCTGCAAGGGTTTCTTCAG ACGCAGTATGAAGCGTAAGGCTAGCTTCACATGCCCCTTCAACGGCAGTTGCACCATCACCAAGGATAACCGCCGCCACTGCCAGGCCTGCCGGCTCAAACGCTGCGTGGACATCGGCATGATGAAGGAGT tCATTCTGACAGATGAGGAGGTGCAGCGGAAGAAAGATCTGATCCAGCGGAGGAAGGATGAGGAGGCGCAGCGAGAGGCACAAAGGGAGGCGCAGCGACCCCGGCTGAGCGAGGACCAGAGCCAGGTCATCGCCACACTGGTGGAGGCACACCACAAGACCTATGACGACTCCTACTCCGACTTCAACCGCTTCAGG CCTCCAGTCCGTGAAGGCCCAGTGACACGCAGTGCAAGCAGAGCTGcttctctccactctctgtctgATGCCTCATCTGACTCCTTCAGCCACTCTCCAG AGTCTGTGGACACTAAGCTGATGAACTTCAGTAACCTGCTGATGATGTACCAGGACCAGGGTGGCAGCCCGGACTCTAACGACGACGACGGCTCCACGCTCTCCATGTTGCCCCACTTGGCCGACCTGGTCAGCTACAGCATCCAGAAGGTCATCGGTTTCGCTAAGATGATCCCCGGTttcag GGAGCTGACGGCTGAGGACCAGATCGCCCTGCTCAAGTCGAGCGCCATCGAGGTGATCATGCTGCGCTCAAACCAGTCCTTCAACCTGGAGGATATGTCCTGGAGCTGTGGTGGGCCCGACTTCAAGTACTGCGTCAACGATGTCACTAAAG CGGGCCACACTCTGGAGCTGCTGGAGCCCCTGGTTAAATTCCAGGTGGGCCTTAAGAAACTCAACCTCCACGAGGAGGAACATGTGCTACTCATGGCCATCTGCCTCCTCTCCCCag ACCGTCCTGGCGTGCAGGACCACGGGCGTATCGAGGCACTGCAGGACCGTCTGTCGGAGACGCTGCAGGCCTACATCCGGCTGCACCACCCGGGCGGCCGCCTGGTGTACGCTAGGATGATCCAGAAGCTGGCGGACCTGCGCAGCCTCAACGAGGAGCACTCCAAGCAGTACCGCTCGCTGTCCTTCCAGCCAGAGCACAGCATGCAGCTCACCCCGCTGGTGCTGGAGGTGTTCGGCAGCGAG
- the LOC120065408 gene encoding vitamin D3 receptor B-like isoform X3: MVKRVVKSLSAIYKQGHAKISVMENTAVSTSTLANEEFDRNVPRICGVCGDKATGFHFNAMTCEGCKGFFRRSMKRKASFTCPFNGSCTITKDNRRHCQACRLKRCVDIGMMKEFILTDEEVQRKKDLIQRRKDEEAQREAQREAQRPRLSEDQSQVIATLVEAHHKTYDDSYSDFNRFRPPVREGPVTRSASRAASLHSLSDASSDSFSHSPESVDTKLMNFSNLLMMYQDQGGSPDSNDDDGSTLSMLPHLADLVSYSIQKVIGFAKMIPGFRELTAEDQIALLKSSAIEVIMLRSNQSFNLEDMSWSCGGPDFKYCVNDVTKAGHTLELLEPLVKFQVGLKKLNLHEEEHVLLMAICLLSPDRPGVQDHGRIEALQDRLSETLQAYIRLHHPGGRLVYARMIQKLADLRSLNEEHSKQYRSLSFQPEHSMQLTPLVLEVFGSEFTRVSPI; this comes from the exons tgATGGAAAATACGGCTGTGAGTACCTCCACTCTGGCCAATGAAGAGTTTGACAGAAACGTACCGCGGATCTGCGGTGTGTGCGGGGACAAGGCCACCGGTTTCCACTTCAATGCCATGACCTGCGAGGGCTGCAAGGGTTTCTTCAG ACGCAGTATGAAGCGTAAGGCTAGCTTCACATGCCCCTTCAACGGCAGTTGCACCATCACCAAGGATAACCGCCGCCACTGCCAGGCCTGCCGGCTCAAACGCTGCGTGGACATCGGCATGATGAAGGAGT tCATTCTGACAGATGAGGAGGTGCAGCGGAAGAAAGATCTGATCCAGCGGAGGAAGGATGAGGAGGCGCAGCGAGAGGCACAAAGGGAGGCGCAGCGACCCCGGCTGAGCGAGGACCAGAGCCAGGTCATCGCCACACTGGTGGAGGCACACCACAAGACCTATGACGACTCCTACTCCGACTTCAACCGCTTCAGG CCTCCAGTCCGTGAAGGCCCAGTGACACGCAGTGCAAGCAGAGCTGcttctctccactctctgtctgATGCCTCATCTGACTCCTTCAGCCACTCTCCAG AGTCTGTGGACACTAAGCTGATGAACTTCAGTAACCTGCTGATGATGTACCAGGACCAGGGTGGCAGCCCGGACTCTAACGACGACGACGGCTCCACGCTCTCCATGTTGCCCCACTTGGCCGACCTGGTCAGCTACAGCATCCAGAAGGTCATCGGTTTCGCTAAGATGATCCCCGGTttcag GGAGCTGACGGCTGAGGACCAGATCGCCCTGCTCAAGTCGAGCGCCATCGAGGTGATCATGCTGCGCTCAAACCAGTCCTTCAACCTGGAGGATATGTCCTGGAGCTGTGGTGGGCCCGACTTCAAGTACTGCGTCAACGATGTCACTAAAG CGGGCCACACTCTGGAGCTGCTGGAGCCCCTGGTTAAATTCCAGGTGGGCCTTAAGAAACTCAACCTCCACGAGGAGGAACATGTGCTACTCATGGCCATCTGCCTCCTCTCCCCag ACCGTCCTGGCGTGCAGGACCACGGGCGTATCGAGGCACTGCAGGACCGTCTGTCGGAGACGCTGCAGGCCTACATCCGGCTGCACCACCCGGGCGGCCGCCTGGTGTACGCTAGGATGATCCAGAAGCTGGCGGACCTGCGCAGCCTCAACGAGGAGCACTCCAAGCAGTACCGCTCGCTGTCCTTCCAGCCAGAGCACAGCATGCAGCTCACCCCGCTGGTGCTGGAGGTGTTCGGCAGCGAG